The DNA segment ACGTCGACGGAGGTCGGGGAGGACAGCCGGCCCTCGCCCTCGATGTAGGTCACCTTGCGGGAGGCGATCAGGCCCTGCAGACCCTTGTACAGGCCCGAGATGACCTCGTCCTTGTACTTGTGGACCGCCTTGATGTCGATGCCCTCGAAGGTGGCCTTGACACCGAACTGCTCGCTCTCGCGAGCCTGGTCGGCGATCTCACCGGCGTGCAGCAGAGCCTTGGTGGGGATGCAGCCGTTGTGCAGGCAGGTGCCGCCGACCTTGCCCTTCTCGATCAGGGCGACGTCCAGGCCCAGCTGCGCCCCGCGCAGGGCAGCGGCGTAACCACCGCTACCGCCTCCGAGGATCACTAGGTCGAAAACGGTGCTGGCGTCGTTCGCCACGTCACGTCCTCCATGCATGGGTACGCCGGAGCCGGTCTCCGATGACCGGGCGGCGGCTGTGGTTCGGCCGCTTTTACTTCGGCCCTGGGTAAGGGGGGCCCTGTCCTGCCGAGAACCCATCTTCGCACTTGTTCCGTGAAGCCGGGACGGCGGGCCGGGCTCGGGGCGGACGATCAGCCCGCCCGTAGGGGTTACCGGCGCGTACCGGCGTGCGGATTTCGTCGAGGGCGAACACCGGGCGCGCACGCGCCGACGGCCCCGGGCGGTATGCCCGGGGCCGTCGGGATGTGACCGGCAAGAGGGAGGAAGCTCCCCGGGTTGACCGTCAGCCCAGGTCGCCCGCGGCGGTGCGCTCCGCCAGCCGCACCAGGGTGCGCACCGCGGATCCCGTGCCGCCCTTGGGGGTGTAGCCCCAGGGCGCGCCCTCGTGGAAGGCGGGGCCCGCGATGTCGAGGTGGGCCCAGGTGATGCCCTCGCCGACGAACTCCTTCAGGAAGAGGCCGGCGACCAGGCCGCCGCCCATCCGCTCGCCCATGTTGGCGATGTCGGCGACCGGGGAGTCCATGCCCTTGCGCAGCTCGGACGGCATCGGCATCGGCCAGGACTGCTCGCCGACCTCCTCCGCGATCTCGTGGATCGAGGTACGGAAAGCGTCGTCGTTCGCCATGATCCCGAAGGTGCGGTTGCCCAGCGCCAGCACCATCGCGCCGGTCAGGGTGGCGACGTCCACGATCGCGTCCGGGGTCTCCTCCGAGGCGCGGGTCAGGGCGTCGGCCAGCACCAGGCGGCCCTCGGCGTCGGTGTTGAGGACCTCGACGGTCTTGCCGCTGTACATGGTCAGCACGTCACCGGGGCGGGTGGCGGAGCCGGACGGCATGTTCTCGGCGAGCGCCAGCCAGCCGGTGACGTTCACCCGCAGGCCGAGGCGGGCGGCGGCCACGACCGCGGCGAACACCGCGGCGGCACCGCTCATGTCGCACTTCATGGTCTCGTTGTGGCCGGCCGGCTTGAGCGAGATGCCGCCCGAGTCGTAGGTGATGCCCTTGCCGACCAGCGCCAGGGTCTTGTCGGCCTTGGGGTGGGTGTGCGCGATCCGCACCAGCCGCGGCGGGGCCTCCGAGCCCTGGCCGACGCCCATCAGGCCGCCGTAGCCGCCCTTCTTGAGCGCCTTCTCGTCCAGCACCTCGACCTTGAGGCCGAACTCCTTGGCCGCGGCCTGCGCCTCGGCCGCGAAGGTCTTCGGGTCCAGGGCGTTGGACGGCATGTTGATCAGGTCGCGGGCGCGGTTGATCTCCGCGGCCAGCGCCTGGGCGCGCTCGGCGGCGGCCTTGAACTCCTTGTCGCGCGGCTTGCCGCCGAGGATCGCGGCCTCCGCCAGCGGCGCCGACTTGGCGTCGTTCTTCTTGGCGCCCTGTCCGTTGCCGTTGCTGCGGAAGGCGGTGAAGGAGTACGCGCCGAGCAGCGCGCCCTCGCCGACCGCCGCGGCCGCCTCGGCGTCCTCGACGGGCAGCGCGAAGCCGGCCTTCTTGGTGCCGGTCAGCGCGCGGGCGGCGCTGCCCGCCGCGCGCCGCAGCGCCTCGGTGTCGTAGTCCTCGTCCTTGCCCGGTGCCTCGCCGAGGCCGACCGCCAGCACGACCGGAGCCTTGAGGCCGTCGGCGGCGGGCAGCTTGGTCACCTCGCCCTCGGCACCACTTGCGCCGAGGGTCTCCAGCACGGCGGCGAGCTTGCCGCCGAAGGCCTTGTCCACGGCCTCGGCGCCGGGGGCGACAACGACGCCCTTGGCGCCCTTGGCCACGCCGACGACGACGGCATCCGCACGCACCGTTGCGGCGGAAGAAGTACTGAGGGTCAGTGCAGTCACGGTGATGAAAGTCCTGTTCCGTCCGGGGAATCCGTCTGCGCACAGGGCGCTGCTCCGGCTGAGCCTACGCTCGGCGGCGCCACAAGGCCCGTCCGATACCACACCGGCACATAACGGGGCCCCGGCAGTTGTCCGCGTACGAAGTGAACTCCCTTGGTGGGAAAGCGAGTTGGGGTGAACCCCGGTGGTGGGGCGGGGGCTACCCGAGAGACAGCGCCACCAGCGCCGTGAGCCCCGCGCTCTCCGCGAGCGCCCCGAACACATCGCCGGTCACCCCGCCGAACCGCCGCCGGCAGTGCCGCAGCAGCAT comes from the Streptomyces angustmyceticus genome and includes:
- a CDS encoding leucyl aminopeptidase, which produces MTALTLSTSSAATVRADAVVVGVAKGAKGVVVAPGAEAVDKAFGGKLAAVLETLGASGAEGEVTKLPAADGLKAPVVLAVGLGEAPGKDEDYDTEALRRAAGSAARALTGTKKAGFALPVEDAEAAAAVGEGALLGAYSFTAFRSNGNGQGAKKNDAKSAPLAEAAILGGKPRDKEFKAAAERAQALAAEINRARDLINMPSNALDPKTFAAEAQAAAKEFGLKVEVLDEKALKKGGYGGLMGVGQGSEAPPRLVRIAHTHPKADKTLALVGKGITYDSGGISLKPAGHNETMKCDMSGAAAVFAAVVAAARLGLRVNVTGWLALAENMPSGSATRPGDVLTMYSGKTVEVLNTDAEGRLVLADALTRASEETPDAIVDVATLTGAMVLALGNRTFGIMANDDAFRTSIHEIAEEVGEQSWPMPMPSELRKGMDSPVADIANMGERMGGGLVAGLFLKEFVGEGITWAHLDIAGPAFHEGAPWGYTPKGGTGSAVRTLVRLAERTAAGDLG